The nucleotide sequence CCGCGATTGTCGCCATAGACATTAAAAGTGACACCCATTTTAAGTAGGGCAATCTCCGCTGTTTTTCGCTGCCGCTCCAAGCGATCGACACCTAACTTCTGCATCCACTCAATTAAAGATTTTGCTTGAGGTCGTGCTACACCTTTGGCAACAAATAGTTCATCATAAAAATCTTCTGGATCGTATTCTCTTAACCACATAATTTCATCTCTACACGGTATCAGTCATAGTGCGATGGAGAACTGAACCCTATTCCCATGGTTGTCTAGCGACTGACTTGGTTTGCACAGTTACATGCCTGCAGCTGGCAAAGCTGTAGCATACACTACAATTTAGCGCTCCTGCCCAATTTGATGGATTGCGAATTCCTAGGGCCTGTCATCAGTTAAGTCAGATAACCAAAGCAGCTCAATAAATGGCTCCGAGGAAGTTACGAGCGGTTTTATCGTAACGAGTCGCAGTCAATAGGCAAAGTATGGGCCATAAACGAGCTATGCAGAGCTAAAGAATCGTTGAAATTTATGGTGAGGTCTTAGCCCAGGAGGCAGCAATGAGAGAGGGGGACTGTGAGCCTTTACGTTCCTCTCGCCTATTCCTCTTCATCTGCGCGGTACGGGCCGACTGTATCCTCGCGGTAGGTCTGGGTGTTGTACTTTTTCATGGCCCTGAAGTTATAGACGTGAGGGGGAGTCCGATCCCTGCCTCGATTCGCACGAACAGTCTGCCGGGGCCGATTCGCCTCCGTTTCAGTGTCCGTTTCAGTGGGAGAACTAGCGGCCTCCGAAGTACGGCTGCTGGGTGGGTCCGAAGGAGCAGAGTTTTGAGCGATCGCCGGCATGCCGAGTAGCAATGAGAGCACTCCAATCGTGGCGATCGCAACACAGAGAATTCGCGACAGATATCTTAGAAGACCTTTCATCATTCAGCCTGAGTAAGTGATATGCAATTCTGTCTCCAACATAACGAGCAAAAATCCCATTTTTCTAGAACTTAGCAATTTTTATTCAACTATTTCTGAAAAAACAAGTATTTGGCAAAAATCCTGACTGGACTATGGCTAGAATGGGAGGGGAAATTTTCTTAAAGAGTAAACAATGGCAGCTAAAATCGTCATTTTTTATCTCTTGAGCTTGATTCCATTTGCGATCGCAGAATCGGTTTGGCCTCGGGAGATTGGGTTCGACTCAGTCATAGCGTTGCTCCGATACCCGACATTTGCGTATCTTGGCCCGCGCTCCACATAGCACGGTAAGATTCACTCAATTCCATCACAACACCATTCGCTATGGTTACCGACACGAGCTTGGTTAGCTTGCCGACATTGACGACTCTCACCATTCAAGAGCAGCGGGTGATGGCGGCGATCGATGTGGGCACCAACTCCATCCATACCCTCATCGTTAAAGTCGATCCCGCGATTCCCAGCTTTATGACGATTGCCAAAGACAAGGCCACCATCAGACTGGGGGAAACAGACCCAGAAACGGGATGCCTGACCCCAGAAGCTATGCAACGGGGATTTGACGCCCTAGAGCGATCTCGAGCATTAGCCCAGTCTTATCGAGCTGAGGCGATCGTGGCGGTGGCCACCAGTGCCGTTCGGGAGGCCCCCAACGGTCACGTCTTTCTAGAACGAGTGCTGCGGGAGCTGGGCATCGAGATCGACCTGATCTCCGGTCGAGAAGAAGCTCGACGCATTTATTTGGGAGTCTTGTCTGCTGTTGCCTTAAACGATCGCCCCCACGTCATCATCGATATTGGTGGTGGCTCGACCGAACTCATTCTCGGCACGGGGGAAGAGCCCCTCTTCCTGCGCAGCCTCAAGCTGGGGGCAGTGCGCCTGACGCAGCAATTTATCTCTGGCGATCCTCCTAGCAGTAAAGACTTCCATCACTTGCAAGGATATGTCCGAGGCAAAGCAGAGCTGCCAGCGGAAGGGATTCGCGACCTGCTCCACAAACTTGCGCCCGGAGAACCCGTCCGCGTTATTGGTACCTCGGGCACGATCGAAGCCTTGGCGATGGTGAGCGGATACATGCACGAGGGGCCCCCCGCCAGCTTGCAAGGTTACAGTTTTGAGCTTGACGACCTGCGTAAAGCGATCGCCCAAATGCGCAAGATGACTGTGGCAGAACGGAGTAAGATGCCCGGATTGAGCGAACGTCGGGCAGAAATTATTGTGGCCGGTGCGGCGGTGCTCCTGGAGATTTTGGAACGGCTCGGAGCTAGCGAAATCTCTGTCTGCGAGCGGGCCTTGCGGGAAGGGCTGATTGTGGACTGGATGTTGAACCACGATCTGATCGAAGATCGCCTGCAATACCAAAGTCAGGTGCGACAGCGGCACATCTACCGGTTGGCTAAAAAATATCGGGTCGATATTCTGTTTGCCGAACGGGTGGCCGATCTCGCCCTCAGTCTGTTCGACCAGATGGGTCGGGCTAAACTGCACCAGTGGGGCGCTCGCGCTCGGGAGCTATTGTGGGCGGCTGCCATATTGCACAGTTGCGGCCATTTCGTCAGCCATTCGGCCCACCACAAACATACCTACTACCTGATTCGGAACGGCGAACTCTTGGGGTTTACCGAAGAGGAAATCGAGACCATCGCCAATTTGGCCCGCTACCATCGCAAATCTACTCCCAAGAAGAGGCACGAAGGGTTTCAAAATTTGCCCGATGACAACCATCGCCAGATGGTCTCCGAACTGAGTCCTCTATTGCGTCTTGCCACCGCCCTGCACCGTCGCCCCACCCCTGCCATTCTGTCGGTGGATGTCGAGGTGGACGATCGCGCAAAGGAGGTGGACCTACGACTGACTCCCATTCGCTCGAACGACGATTGCAGCTTGGAATTATGGGCCTTGGATTTTAAAAAGTCGGTTTTCGAACAACAATTTGGCTATCGTTTATCCGCCACCCTCTTAAAGAAGCGATCTCGATAAATCTGCCACAATTGAATTTGAAGGGGTATGTTGGCGATCGCCACTCGCCAGCCCTTGTCGCTGGAGGCGTCACTTCATGGTTGTGACTAGACCCGTCAGTCAGATCGAGCTGGAGCCAGGGAGCAAAATTCGCATCCCCAATATCACTTGGCCGGAGTTCGAGGCCATCTTGGCCGAGCTGGGAGATCGTCGCAACATCCGCATGGCCTATAGCCACAACACCCTAGAACTGATGTCTCCCCTCCCAGCCCACGAACGCCCCAACCGCATGATTGGATATATTGCAACCGCACTGTTAGATGCCCAGGAACGGGATTGGGAGGATTTCGGCGCAACTACATTCAAGCGCAGAGATATGGCTGTGGGGCTAGAGCCCGATACCTGTTTTTATATTGACAACGCTGCCAGAGTTCGAGACTGCGATCGCATCAATCTCGATATCGATCCTCCTCCCGATCTCGCGATCGAAACTGATGTAACCTCCATCACCACACTAGAGGCCTACGTGGGGCTACAGGTTCCTGAAGTGTGGATTTACGCGAATCGAAAGCTGGCGATCTACGTTCTCGAAGACAATCGCTATATTGAGACAAACTGCAGTCCCACATTTGGCAACCTTGCGATCGCAGACTGGATTCCTGCGTTAGTGGAACGGGCCTTGCAGGTGGGCAGTGCCAAGGTTCTCAGACAACTCAGGCAACAAGTGAGCCAAATGGATTGGGCGCGTCAGCCTCGCCTGCCCGATTGGGAAGATTAGCCCTTTAGATCGCTAACTGGCCTTGCGCGACACGGGGGGGCTCGCCGTTTCGCCTCGATCTAAAGTAGAAATCTCAACGTTTTCGGCAATCTCCACCCGCTGTTGCCACTGCTCGAAACTGACAGGCAATTGCCGACACAGCGATCGCTCGATCGCCGTCAACACGCTGCGGGTAATCGTATTGCCCACCGTGCGCACGATTGCTTGGGGAGTGAACTGCAGCAAAGGGGGGACGCCAATGTGAACCCTGAGGTTGGCATTGCCTGCCAGCCGAATGCGATTGGCGGTGCTGACCTTTAAATCGGGACTCAAGCTTCCCTCAAACTCCAAATCGAAATTGCGATCGACCCAATCATTGCCTCGAATGCAACAGCCCACCGCCGATAAATTCACCCGCGAGGATGGGTCTGTGAAGATTTGTAACTCGACCACCGGCTGAATTTGCGTGCCGAGTGCCTGAATGGGAGCCATCGAAACCTGAAAGTGGCGATCGTCGAGCTGTTTGACGCGATCGCTTTCGAGCAATGCATCCACCAAATTGCTGGGGTTGCTCAAAAACGCACGCACTTGCGATCGCGTTCCGGCTAAATGAACTGCCGTTTGTTGTTCGGCCCGAAAGGAGTAGCGCACAGCTGAAGGAAACACTGAATTATCATCATGAAGCATAGCTCTTGCAGGGGATATTCGAGAAAATGCGGATGAAATTTGTAAACAAATCTGCATCCCACAAGCTCGCCCGGTAGGCGACGAGCTTTCAAACAGCCCTAAATATCTAGATCGATGCCTCTTTACATACCCTTGTAACAGATTATTGCGATCGTGAGAGTGCTCGTTCAGTCCCGATCGGTCCAATCTCCCCGTCCTCAAACTCTCAAAAAGATTGGACTTGAGCAAAGTTTAGCAGAGTCCCCCTACCTATAGGGGTTATTTTTTGATATTACGCTATATATGGAGTCTACTCGAAAGTCTCCCCTCGACTTTATCTCCCAGCCTCCCAAGTTGCACGACTCGGCGGAGGGGATCGGTCGGTTTACTCGGCGGGAAGGTGGTGAACGTTGAAGCGATGGCATAAAGCAGTGGGGGCGGCGGGCAAATTGCTATCCAATGGCTGCCAGATTGTTCGACAGCATGGGGGGCGTTTGTCCTGCCTCGGTGCGGGGGGCTTGGTGGGGGTGAGCGCAGTCTGCGTGGGGGGCTCGCTTGGGGCTCGCTCCTACGTGGAGCGTACGGTCGTGCCTCAGGTGGAGCAAGCACTGGAGACTTCGCTGCAGCGGCAGGTTGCTCTGGGGGAGCTGCAGTGGGTTTTGCCTTGGCAGGTGACTGTCGGAGAAAGCCAAATCGAAAATTTGGCCTCGATTCGCAGTATCGACATTCGGGTAGATGTCTGGCGCTGGCTGTGGCGGCGGGAATTGGCGATCGCCCTACAACTCAATCAGCCCAATATCCTCATTGCGGAAAGCCTCGATCGCGGTTGGATGGATTTCGATCTCGATCTAAACGGAGCGGAGCAGGGGCTGCCTCTCTCTGAAGTGGCTATTGAGGTCGAGGGAGGACAGGTAACCTTGCTGTCGCTGGGGGGGAACTCCTATCCGTTCGATCGCCTTCGCGCGCGGGTATTGCTGCCCTTAGGGGAGCCTAAAGATCCTGCGATCTCGTTGGATGTTGACGCGAAATTCGAGGGTCGCCCAGTGGGAATAGACGGTGACGTTCGCCTGCAATCTCGCGAAGTCCAGCTAACGCTAAAGGGCGATCGCTTGCCCGTTACGCTGCTTTCAGTCTTGCCGATCGAGCATGTCTTCCAACTGCATGGGGGAACCGCTCAGTTCAATGTAGAGATCGGTTGGCAGCCCGGACAGCCCTTTGATTTGGGCGGCTGGGTGGATGTAGCAAACGCGAGCTTTTCGGTCACTTCAGTCCCGCAATGGTTGCAATCGATCGATGGCCGCTTAAACTTTAGCGATCGCCAGACTCTCTCCTTGCAAGCGGTTACCGGTCGGTACGGCCAGGTTCCCTTTGCCGCCAGCGGCACCGTCACAATCCCCCAACCTCTGACGCCCCAACAGATCGAAACTCAGTTGGCCGCAGCAGAATTTCACCTACAGGGCCATTCCGATCGCCTTACACTATCGCAATTGCAGAATACCTTCGCTTTGGAGCTACCTTTCCCGGTGGCAGGCTCTTTGGAGGGCGAGGCCGAGCTGACCGGTCCTGTCGTCAATCCGAGGTTATCCGGTCATTTCAAGCAGCGATCGCCTGCCAGCATCGATCGTCTTTCTGTCGCCACCTACAGGGGTAACTTTGCGGTCGAGGGCGACGCTGTTGCCTTTACCGACATGGTGGGGCAGTTAGAGGGGGGAGGCACAGTTCGAGCCAGGGGCACGATACCGCTCTCGACCTCGCAACCCGCCCGTTTCCCCTTTCAACTGACCGGCATAGATATCGGGTCTGTGGCGGCGAGCTACGAGTTGCCAGAGTTGCCAAAGTCCCTCGGGACACTTGCGTCGCAAGGAATACTGACCGTCGCCGACCAACCGGCGATCGCGGCAGACTGGCAGGCACGCGGCGGCGAGATCGAAGGGACGGGGCGTCTGGACTGGCAGAACGACACCACTACAATTCCGCAGGCGGAGCTGGAATTGGCAGGAGGAACAGCGACGCTGTCGGCGGTGGTGATGCCGCTGACCGGGGAGGGGCGGGCCTTCAGCGCTCGGGTGATGCCGCAGGGGGTGGCTCTCGACTTCTTTGTACCGGAGCAGCCGGGAACTGTGCGGGGCGATTTCAGCCTGCGCGGGTCCAGCGCTCGGCTCGATTTAGCCGGCCTAGAACTGGAAGGGACGATGGAACTGCCAGATGGCATCGATCGCCTTGCCGGTGCCGTCTCCGCCCGAGTGGCCTGGGATGGTTCCACCCTCGCGGTGTCGGACGGTCTCTGGTTGGAGGCTGTTACGGTTGAGGGGACGATTCCCTTCGATGCCCAAACGCAACAAGTCGGGGCGATCGATCTCGCCCTCTCCGCGCAGAATTTGCCACTGGCCAGCCTGCCCCTATTCCCGGCAGGATTTCCGCTAGAAGGAACCGCAAGCTTGCAAGGCAAAGCTACAGGCAGGCCGGATGAACTGCAGTGGGTGGGGCAGCTCGGTCTGGAGAATTTGCAAGCGGCGGGGTTGCAGTTTGCGTCGCTGCAGGGGCCATTGCAATGGCAACCGGGTAGCGCAGGCGTGCTGTTGGACCTACGTGACAGTCGAGCCCCTGCAGACGAGAGTGGCGATCGGATTGCGCTACAGTTGGATGCTGACTGGGCACCTCAGTCGTTTGTGTTGCGGCGGGGGATAACGACTGCCGCAGGGCAACGCAATGGCGATCGGTTTGACGCGACCCTGAATCGCTTTCCCCTCGGGCTCCTGAATGGGGTGATGCTAGAAGGCTGGGGGGGCACCCTCGACAGTCAGTTTGTGGTGGATTTGGCAGCCAGAACGGTGGTGGGGAGTGCTAGTGCCAACCATCCCAGTTGGCGAGGCATTCAGGCCAATCGCCTGGAGGGCGAGTTTACCTTTGCCGACGGGACGCTGGCGATCGCCAACGGTCAGATGGGCTTGCTGGATAGTCTGTATACCCTCAATGGTTCTGTCCGTCTGCCCGCCGACGGTGAAGTTGTCATCCGCAGCGGTCGCCGACAGCAATTGGCCGATATCCCGCTGCAGGTGGATCTCGCCATTGCGACTGAGAATGGCAAGGTAGAGAATGTCTTAACCGCCTTGCGCTGGCAGGAGTGGACGGATGCGATCTCCGGTTTACCCAGTGCCGACTTGGGGTCTGCCAGCTCGTTAGTCGTCCCCGGAATCGAGCTAGCCGCGAGATCGCTGCTCGAGCGTCTCGAATCTTATACCGCGATCGCCAGCCAACATGCTGCTCGCCTCGCCGCTCTAGAGAATCGACAAATTCCCGATCTGTCTCAATTGCAGGGAGATTTTCAGGGCACCGTCCGCATGACAGGCTCTCTCGACAACCCTGCCATCCAATTCGATCTGAACGGACAAGAGTGGCACTTAGCCGAGTTTCAGCTAGACCGCCTTGCCGCCCGAGGGCGCTACCGACAAGGGGAACTGGAGCTGAACGCTTTCAATGCCCGTGCTGCCGATCGGGTGGTCTCTCTAGAGGGTCAATTTGGCGACGATCGCCAACAGGGATATTTAACGGTACGCAATTTCCCCCTCGCGCTGGCGAATCGTTTCTTCCCAGGCGATTACAGCTTCAGTGGCGAACTGGACGCCGTCGCCAATATTAGTGGCACCCTCGCCAATCCGGCTGCCAGCGGTCAATTTGACCTAGAAAGTGTGGAGATCGACAACAAATCCATCCACGCTGCAGGGGGCAGGTTTGAATACCGCCAAGGCATGTTGCATCTCGATGGAGCGATCGTCGCGTCGGCAGACTTTCCCATTGCCGATCCGACCGCCAGCCACATTGCAGCGGCTGCAGACGTTCCCATCGCCATCCCCTCCCCCCCTGCAGTCACCGCGATCGGAACTCTGCCCGCCCCTCTGCCCTTTACAGATATCGAACCCGTCTCGCAGGAAATTTCCCTTGCCATCTCGGCCCGCGACGAACAGTTGGGGTTGGTCAATTTCTTCACGGACGCGATCGCTTGGCAATCGGGACGGGGAGAGTTAGATATCCGGGTGGGAGGCACCCTGCAAGACCCCACCGTGCGGGGCAAACTCGAACTGGATGATGCCACTGTGGCCCTCAGCGCCCTGCCCGAGCCCATTCAGCACTTGCAAGCGGCGATCGCGTTTAACTCCAATCGCCTCAACGTGCAATCCTTCAGCGGCAGTTTGAGCGACGGCCGAGTGTCTGCCAGCGGTCTGCTCGCCATCAATCGACACGGCGCCTTACAAGTCCACGAAGCCCCCCTATCCGTCACTTTGGAGCAACTCGAGCTGGACCTACCGGACCTATATAAAGGAGAGGTGAATGGCCTGCTGGCGATTGGCGGCACCCTAACCGCGCCAGAACTGGGCGGTGAAATTACCCTCCGCGACGGTACCATTTCAATTCCATCGGGCTCGAATCGCTCCGAAGAGCCAGCCCTACCCTGGACCCCTCGCTTCAACCAGTTAGCCCTGACCTTGGACGATCGGGTTCAGGTGGCCCGCATTCCACTATTTGCCTTCAGTGCTCGTGGAGACTTAATTCTGAATGGCACCCCGGACGACGTGCAGCCGGAAGGAACGATTGATATTCGGCAGGGGTATGTCAACTTAGGCATTACTAACCTGCGGGTCGATCGCGGTCGCACCAACACCGTTGTTTTCGATCGTGCTGGAGGCATCGATCCTTTGCTCGATCTGCGGGTCTTCACCGAAGTGCGGGAAATGCAGGAACGGGTGGTGACGCGATCGCTCGGCAGCAGCGATACTAGCGTTCCCAATAATTTGACCGAACAGGACACCATTCAAATCCGGGCCGATCTTCAGGGGCGAGCCAGCGAACTCGCTGGCAACGATGCTGCTAACCGCAACATCATTCAACTGAGTAGCTCCCCCAATCGCACTCCCGACGAAATTGTCGCCTTGCTGGGCGGAGCCAGTTTGGGGGGCATCGGTCAGGGCGGTATTGCGGGTTTTGCTCTCTCTACCTTTGTGTTTGGGGCCCAGAATGCGATAGGCAACCTGATTGGTCTCGACGAGCTGCGGGTGGCTCCGTTTACGGGGGAAAGCGGCAGTTTGGAGGTGGGGTTAGAAGCAGCTAAGGATTTGGGGGCGGGGGTGTCTGTTTCAGTTCAGCAGAGTCTCACCGACACGCAAGAAGCGCTGCGGTTCAATACGAGATTCCGCCTCAACGATCGCCTGCTGCTGCGATCGGGGACGGATTTTGAGGGTAACGATCGCCTGTCGTTGGAGTTCGAGACGAAGTTTTGACAGAGCGAAGCGCTGTGCCACGCGCGATCGCTCCACAAGATCGCGCTTGCAGCTCGAGAGGCTATGGTAAAACACGTTCCCCAGTGCCCCAGACATAAAGCTCCTCAGCATATGCAGCCCCTCAGCGTTACAGAACTCAATCAGGCGAT is from Synechococcus sp. PCC 7336 and encodes:
- a CDS encoding Ppx/GppA phosphatase family protein, with the translated sequence MVTDTSLVSLPTLTTLTIQEQRVMAAIDVGTNSIHTLIVKVDPAIPSFMTIAKDKATIRLGETDPETGCLTPEAMQRGFDALERSRALAQSYRAEAIVAVATSAVREAPNGHVFLERVLRELGIEIDLISGREEARRIYLGVLSAVALNDRPHVIIDIGGGSTELILGTGEEPLFLRSLKLGAVRLTQQFISGDPPSSKDFHHLQGYVRGKAELPAEGIRDLLHKLAPGEPVRVIGTSGTIEALAMVSGYMHEGPPASLQGYSFELDDLRKAIAQMRKMTVAERSKMPGLSERRAEIIVAGAAVLLEILERLGASEISVCERALREGLIVDWMLNHDLIEDRLQYQSQVRQRHIYRLAKKYRVDILFAERVADLALSLFDQMGRAKLHQWGARARELLWAAAILHSCGHFVSHSAHHKHTYYLIRNGELLGFTEEEIETIANLARYHRKSTPKKRHEGFQNLPDDNHRQMVSELSPLLRLATALHRRPTPAILSVDVEVDDRAKEVDLRLTPIRSNDDCSLELWALDFKKSVFEQQFGYRLSATLLKKRSR
- a CDS encoding Uma2 family endonuclease encodes the protein MVVTRPVSQIELEPGSKIRIPNITWPEFEAILAELGDRRNIRMAYSHNTLELMSPLPAHERPNRMIGYIATALLDAQERDWEDFGATTFKRRDMAVGLEPDTCFYIDNAARVRDCDRINLDIDPPPDLAIETDVTSITTLEAYVGLQVPEVWIYANRKLAIYVLEDNRYIETNCSPTFGNLAIADWIPALVERALQVGSAKVLRQLRQQVSQMDWARQPRLPDWED
- a CDS encoding DUF1997 domain-containing protein, whose product is MRYSFRAEQQTAVHLAGTRSQVRAFLSNPSNLVDALLESDRVKQLDDRHFQVSMAPIQALGTQIQPVVELQIFTDPSSRVNLSAVGCCIRGNDWVDRNFDLEFEGSLSPDLKVSTANRIRLAGNANLRVHIGVPPLLQFTPQAIVRTVGNTITRSVLTAIERSLCRQLPVSFEQWQQRVEIAENVEISTLDRGETASPPVSRKAS
- a CDS encoding translocation/assembly module TamB domain-containing protein, producing MKRWHKAVGAAGKLLSNGCQIVRQHGGRLSCLGAGGLVGVSAVCVGGSLGARSYVERTVVPQVEQALETSLQRQVALGELQWVLPWQVTVGESQIENLASIRSIDIRVDVWRWLWRRELAIALQLNQPNILIAESLDRGWMDFDLDLNGAEQGLPLSEVAIEVEGGQVTLLSLGGNSYPFDRLRARVLLPLGEPKDPAISLDVDAKFEGRPVGIDGDVRLQSREVQLTLKGDRLPVTLLSVLPIEHVFQLHGGTAQFNVEIGWQPGQPFDLGGWVDVANASFSVTSVPQWLQSIDGRLNFSDRQTLSLQAVTGRYGQVPFAASGTVTIPQPLTPQQIETQLAAAEFHLQGHSDRLTLSQLQNTFALELPFPVAGSLEGEAELTGPVVNPRLSGHFKQRSPASIDRLSVATYRGNFAVEGDAVAFTDMVGQLEGGGTVRARGTIPLSTSQPARFPFQLTGIDIGSVAASYELPELPKSLGTLASQGILTVADQPAIAADWQARGGEIEGTGRLDWQNDTTTIPQAELELAGGTATLSAVVMPLTGEGRAFSARVMPQGVALDFFVPEQPGTVRGDFSLRGSSARLDLAGLELEGTMELPDGIDRLAGAVSARVAWDGSTLAVSDGLWLEAVTVEGTIPFDAQTQQVGAIDLALSAQNLPLASLPLFPAGFPLEGTASLQGKATGRPDELQWVGQLGLENLQAAGLQFASLQGPLQWQPGSAGVLLDLRDSRAPADESGDRIALQLDADWAPQSFVLRRGITTAAGQRNGDRFDATLNRFPLGLLNGVMLEGWGGTLDSQFVVDLAARTVVGSASANHPSWRGIQANRLEGEFTFADGTLAIANGQMGLLDSLYTLNGSVRLPADGEVVIRSGRRQQLADIPLQVDLAIATENGKVENVLTALRWQEWTDAISGLPSADLGSASSLVVPGIELAARSLLERLESYTAIASQHAARLAALENRQIPDLSQLQGDFQGTVRMTGSLDNPAIQFDLNGQEWHLAEFQLDRLAARGRYRQGELELNAFNARAADRVVSLEGQFGDDRQQGYLTVRNFPLALANRFFPGDYSFSGELDAVANISGTLANPAASGQFDLESVEIDNKSIHAAGGRFEYRQGMLHLDGAIVASADFPIADPTASHIAAAADVPIAIPSPPAVTAIGTLPAPLPFTDIEPVSQEISLAISARDEQLGLVNFFTDAIAWQSGRGELDIRVGGTLQDPTVRGKLELDDATVALSALPEPIQHLQAAIAFNSNRLNVQSFSGSLSDGRVSASGLLAINRHGALQVHEAPLSVTLEQLELDLPDLYKGEVNGLLAIGGTLTAPELGGEITLRDGTISIPSGSNRSEEPALPWTPRFNQLALTLDDRVQVARIPLFAFSARGDLILNGTPDDVQPEGTIDIRQGYVNLGITNLRVDRGRTNTVVFDRAGGIDPLLDLRVFTEVREMQERVVTRSLGSSDTSVPNNLTEQDTIQIRADLQGRASELAGNDAANRNIIQLSSSPNRTPDEIVALLGGASLGGIGQGGIAGFALSTFVFGAQNAIGNLIGLDELRVAPFTGESGSLEVGLEAAKDLGAGVSVSVQQSLTDTQEALRFNTRFRLNDRLLLRSGTDFEGNDRLSLEFETKF